gtaaaaaatgacttcatcatcatcatcatcatcatcacggCAAACTGCACCGCTTAATTTcctcaaaaacacccaaaatactGTTTCATAATATGGAGGACATTTCTGGtcataattcaaattaaaagtccaaacagaaaatgaaaagagatactattattattattattattgttaattattattattattattattattattattattattattattattattattgatttaccGCGCTAATAGGGATAATCAAAGTACAAGGAagatttattacaatttttcattttccattacaaaatttcatggaaaatttgaattttaacatgctaaatgataaggtgcaaatgcaacaaataattaaatgaataaataaaagaaagaatgaatgaataaataaattagtaataagTGAATAAATAGGTTTAGaggttaggcaacaaaagtaagctgttaggtttagaaaaaaaaacattgtggtttGGCATCAGAGAGTACATTCATTACTAACTCGAccttttcttgttaatttaggactgttttcttgtaatattacatcTGTTTCctataatattacattattttcctTGTGAAATTCCGACTTCATTCTTGCATATTATGACTTAAATCTTGTAAAATTATTAATTCTTTCAGatgattttacactttttttctgatattctGGCTTTTTTGTTGAGagattacaactttattcttgtaccattttgatgtatttctcagctttttttcatgtaatattacattattttgcttATAATatcacacctttttttcctgGTAACACACCAGCTTTTTTCTTCCAATATTATGAcattatttttgtgatattctgatttatttatttcaaaattattgcATCATTCCATTAATATTATGACGTAttcctcataaaattacaagttattttcttttaacattacAACTATCTTCCCATAATATTACATCTTAATTcttgttatatatatatgtgtgtatatatatatatatatatatatatatatatatatatatatatatatatatatatatatatatatatatatatatgtatgtatgtatgtatatatatatacacatacatacatatatatgtgtgtgtgtgtgtgtgtgtgtgtgtgtatgtatgtatgtatgtatgtatgtatgtatgtatgtatatgtatgtatgtatgtatgtatgtatgtatgtatgtatgtatgtgtatatgtatgtatgtatgtatgtatgtatgtatgtatgtatgtatatatgtatgtatgtatgtatgtatgtatgtatgtatgtatgtatgtatatgtatgtatgtgtatgtatgtgtatatgtatgtatgtgtatatgtatgtatgtatgtatgtatgtatgtatatctatgtatgtatatatgtatgtatgtatgtatgtatgtatgtatgtatatatatatgtatatgtatatatatgtatgtatgtatgtatgtgtatatgtatgtatgtatgtgtatatgtatgtatgtatgtatgtataaggACTGAAACTGCTgtaagtgtttttctgtcagtcatTCAAAAACTTGTCTAATGGTACATTTTTAAGCGAACAAAAGATTACTCGGATCAGGTTTCAGTTGATCAGTTGACTGATCACCAATAATCACTGAAACTCACTTTTCTCTTAAccaataaacaaacatgttttcactttttatttttttaattcatttcttttatttctctatttttacatgttttcaccTGCAGAGGTCAGGCTAGCCCGGATGACGTCAGAGTAGGTGTGACACCGGTGGCCACGTGTCCCGGAAATATTTCCAATCACGTGACGCTGAAGACATTACAGGAAGTCAAATATTTctctttcaaagtaaaagtataacatttattatgacagtggagaaaaataacagagaacaaaaaaagtcagttaatCTAAgcagtcattattattactatcattattattattgttgttgttgttgttgttgttatcgtcattattatttgtattattatattatttttgtcactttgcgCTCCACtagctcttattttgaaaccGTGAGCGGAAGTTCTCTTGTTTGTGCCGTGTTCTTTGCGCGGATAATTCGTCATTTAAACTAAAGATAACATTATTAATGTTCACAAAGCGAgttttgtgtatgtttattttaatactttttttaaaaaaaatcaacttctcAACAATGTTGTTTTAGCTCTTCCGGTTAGCCTAGCCGTTAGCTTAGCTTCGTCACCGGGAGGAAGACGCAGTGTGACGCGGTGGAGTCCGACATGGAGGACATGTACATTAAACCAGGTGAGTTAGCTTCATTAACTACCGACTGACACACATTATAAAgttaatattataaatacaatttttaatcGGCCTCTGCGCTGCGGGGCGAACAGTGAGCTTCATACTTCCGCTGCTGTGTGTCTCGAACAGAAGTTTGAAGAGTTGTTGGCGGAACGATTCAACGAACTGCGTTCAAAAAACTGTCAAGTACATATTCCCGCGAGCCCCAAAgcaataatttttcattttgtaaacacAAACGATGTCTGTACGAATCTgctatgtgttgtttttaattcgGCATACATATAATTCACTAAAACGGCTTTTCGTTCACACAAAAATAGAATCCTGGTGGGGGTCATTGACTCAACGAACTGCTTTCAAAAATCTGTCAATTATATTTTTCACCTAGCTTCTAGCAGATAGTTATTCCgtttttaaacatattaacGGCTGTCACGAATtaactgtttgttgtttatagTTCGGCATACACATATTTCaccaaactcttttttttaccataaaaaataagtttttttagAGGTTTGTCGCAAAACTGTTAGACGAACTGCGTTCAAAAATATGTCAAGTAAATATTCATTATattatcaatatttcattttgtaaacataaaCGAGGCTTTTACGAATCTGCTAGCTGTCATCTTCTGTTCGGCATATACACAATACACAAAACTATCTTTTGTCACATACGAAAGGAAGACTCCTTTGAGgttgtcatgttttgtcagTTTCGATTTACTGAACGTGCCATGGCTAATTTAGCAGTTGTGTGAGTGTAGTCTGGTGATGTAAATAAACCCTAACTTtacagtaaaacattaaaaagaggTAAAGTTATCTCTGTGATCTAAATGCAGCACGAGTGGAACAACCTGTCCATTTTCTGAATCTGTCTAATCATGCTGTCCCGACTGAAGAGTTAGCCAAATattaaatggagtttggttGAATGCTCTCAACATTTAATGAGATGACGGAGCCTGTATGTGCAGTCTGTGACCACAGACTGCACATACAGGCtctgtctgtgagtcagataTTGGCAGGTGATGTCAGGATGCTACAGACCCTCACAGCGATCAATACATATCAATAATATGGAGACAATAGAGACACCTCAGCAGGGAcaccaacatcagtcctcatCTGTCAGTGTGCTCAGCCGGCTCCCCAGCtcaaacatgtcagtttttctcGTATATTTATGAGTTTATTCacgtaatattatgactttttcagcatgaatttatgactttattctgaaATTTTAGCCTTCTCATTGAATTATGACGCGATTGTCATTGATACTAATAAATTACAGCGTCATTCTCGTTAAAGTCTGACTTTACAAAAACGTCGACTCTGAATCTCACCGCAGTCACTTTCACATGTAATTTTGTCTCCAATGCTCCATATAGTTTCTGTGTTTATTCTCTTCTTATTTTAGTTCGTGTCCCTCGTTTTGCTTTTCTCTGCGTCTTTTCTGTATTTGacagtttgatgttttgtctctgtgctgcagcagctgcctccTGCTCTAATTCTTTGAACACTTCATGTTATCAGGATTGAAGCGGCTTGTGTGATAAAGTAGATAACACTGACTGCAGCTGAAGTGATCAGAAGATTAATCAATACTCTGGTTGTAGTTTCTCAGATGtgccacaacattaaaaataagtttaaattaTGATGGTGCAGCTGGATACTGTCGatcctttcagaataaaaccGGATCTCTGTGTTTCCTAGGTAACCAGGAGCGGGGCTGGAACGACCCCCCCCAGTTCTCATATGGCCTTCAGAAGGCCCACGGACCACAGAGGAGCCTCCTGAACAAGAGAGCAGCTCCACCAGAAGCTACAGGTGAgaaaacattaaccctttccTCCACTGAGAGTCTCTGCAGAGTCTCTGAAGAACCAATCAGACAGCGGCGTCACGTGACTCCAGAGTGTggttttagacagcatgccggcatcatgGAAAGTAAAACGCTTTAACATGACAGCGTGGGCCCGCAGTGTGACGTATAACATATGTGTCAGCAGCTCTTCATAAACAGTAACAATGACagatttttggtatttttttccatgacaaaaatttgcaatctttttttcttttaaaattttgggcagtttttcaagaaaacaacaaaacaaaaatacttttggtgacttttaaaaaatatatatatatcttgacagtttataaagaaaaaatagctcttttgtgttattttttgtgaattttcttccattaaacatttttttctgttgttgcttttttcttttaaaaaatatggtaaattttaaagaaaacatttttgcctttttgtctttcaaaatttGGGGAATTTTCTAtgaaaagttttggtgattttttttcctttaaaaaaagttggcagtttataaagaaaacattttggatttttgtctttcaaaattcttgacattttttctttttctagaaaattttggtgatttttcaattttaaatgaaaacattttgcttattttttcgcttggtgttttttttttttggtattacTTTCaactttttgtgtaatttaaaggaaaaacattttctttaaaatatttttgcattgtttttagggctgcagctatcgaatattttagtaatcgagtattctactgaaaattccatcgattaatcgagtaatcggataaaacatatttttgtttagttaaagagcaattataaatatacatgggacaataagacatttcacctaacaatgaaccattggtttccttttttaactacccagttagctttattatgtttttattttccaccctcatcactctgcagcgctgtgtttgtacagattaaataaagcctgtaTGAAAGGCACGTTAGCCACGCATCGACAGTAGTcataattaatagaaacctAGCCCTCCGCAGGGCTAACGTTATGTTAGCAAGGTACAGTAAcgttaatctcattaattagcGCTACGTTAACTTCATTTTGCCTCGTCTCGGGTGACGGTCCTCCGCTCTCGGAGTAAACAGGGTGGCCTCGgtggagatgctgcagcattGAAGACGTACTGTTGTGGTATGCAAGCGCTGTCTCACAGTGAATACACGCAGCAGTGTTCGCCTCGGTGTCCAGCTTGAAATGCTcccacacttttgacatttttctgccttttctttgtgcctttctCTTCGCTTTCGTCGCCTTCTTCGTCGTTACCTCTTCATCCgtggttaaaaccaaacatatccgccgcctcttttttattcctttatgtGTGTGACGTCCGCACGTTGTGCCGCATTAGAAGTAGTCCGGGCGAAATACCATGCTTTGAGCTGGCAAAATTAAACGATTCCTCgaggcagagaaaattcctcgatcattttttgtaatcgagTTACTCGAATTATTCGAGGAATCGTTTCAGCCCCTAATTGTTTTAAGGAAGACGAATTCTTTtgggtttctttctttttctttttttttttgaaaaatggtgCCGCAATAGACTGCCTTCAACAGGCAGTGCGACAGGGctactgtttgtaatttttaataactttgtctttttcaaacaCCTTGTCTCTGATTGGTCCCCAGGTACAGGAGCTCCACCCATGACTCCTCCCTCCTCCAGTCCTCTGGCTCCACCTCCAACAGGTTTGGCCCCACCCCCTCTAACACCAGGTaaggagcagaagaagaaggtgTTGTCATGACAACAAACTGGGATATTGACAGCAGActctttgtttctcctctgcagctcgTCATCCTCCTGGCCGTGTGGCCACGCCCCCTCCCACAGTGGGACCAATGAGCAGTCAGAGAGAGGCtgacagcagccaatcagaaagcGAGCCTGACATGGAGGACGTGATGTCGGTGTTGAACCGAGCACTCGCTgcctgcagacagacagttaaAGTGAGACTTTTGTGATTAaataaacatcctgaaattcaGTCCACGCCCTCTCAGGATTTCAGCATCACAGATTTATAATTAGCGCTGACTTTAAGTCGTTTTTTCTTCCCCCAAAAACTGTTCGCTCAGGAAATGATGATTTGTTCGGTTTGTTTACCTGGTGCTCCGCTGGTGGTACGGTTAAttgtattatgttttatgttttttatttgttctctcTGAGCTAGTGGAAGAACGTAGATATTAAACACAAGAGGCCCCAGAACGAAGCCTTGAGGAACCCCGCAAACAGTGCTGTCTGATCAGATGcgtttttaatcaaattaaaagGGCTGGGTGatacaaaaatatatcttaatATATTACTCCTCAATATAGATTAAAGTAGTGTTCAGTAAATCCTCCATATACTTAAACTACCTGTAAATCTTACATGAAGGCACTGACGCACCTTAAACTCCAGTTTCCACAAGTTATTtatggaaaacctggagaaagtcctggaaagttattggtcaaaatgtgtgtgaaccctgtCTGTTAATACCAATATGTGTTtgattgacctttgacctctgtctGTAGGATCAGGTGTGTAGTGACGTGGAAAAGAGGCTCCGCCTCCTGGAGGACAGCTGGAGGACAGGTCGTCTCAGCCTACCTGTGAGGAGACGCATGCTCACCCTGTCTCTGGGTAACTgatctgtctgtcctcctgtctcagCACTTACCTGTCTGTCCTCGGTCTGTCCTCCTTTCTCAgcactcacctgtctgtcctccgGTCTGTCCTCCTTTCTCAgcactcacctgtctgtcctccggtctgtcctcctgtctcagcactcacctgtctgtcctccggtctgtcctcctgtctcagcactcacctgtctgtcctccgGTCTGTCCTCCTTTCTCAgcactcacctgtctgtcctcttGTCTGTCCCTTAGAGCTGCAGGTAGGCCACTGGGACTCGGCTGATGAGGTCCATCGCTCACTGATGGTCGATCATGTGACTGAGGTCATCCAATGGATGGTCGGTGTGAAACGACTCATCGCAGAGACCCGAAAATTGAGTCCAGAACTCTTAAAACCACTTCAAAAACCTTCAGGACCAGCCCAGGACTCTGCAGGACCAGCCCAGGACTCTGCAGGACCAGCCCAGGACTCTGCAGGACCAGCCCAGGACTCTTCAGGACCAGCCCAGGACTCTGCAGGACCAGCCGGGACTCTGCAGAACCAGTCCAGGACCCTGCAGCACCAGTCCAGGACCCTGAAGAACCAGTCCAAGACCCTGCAGAACCAGCCCAGGACTGTTAATCATGCAGGAATCTGCAGGAtttctttttacattcagcACACTTTGACTCTTAAAACCAGAACCAGTATCTGGTGTCAATAATCCTCACATTCATCTTCACACTTCAGctgagggtcaaaggtcagaacTGCAGGATCCAGTGGGCCTTGGGGGTTTCCTCAGAGACACCTGATGGATCCTTCAGCTCTGGGCCGGCCTGTGTTTGGCAGCTGGAATATGGACTCTGGACTCTCTAGACCAGAGGCTTTCAAACTGTGAGGCTCCTCTCCAGCGGGAGGAAAACCCCTCAAGACTCTGGTCTCTAGACTCTAAATTCTAGCCTCTGTAATCTGCACTCTGGACCCTGTACTCAAGACTCTTGATCCTATACTCAAGACTCTAGACACTGTATTGACGTTGAACTTTGGACCCCATACTGTAGACTCTTGATCCTATACTCAAGACTCTGGATGCTAAAAGACCCTGGTCTCTGGACCCTGTACTCAAGACTCTGGACTCTGGACCCTATACT
This genomic window from Plectropomus leopardus isolate mb chromosome 13, YSFRI_Pleo_2.0, whole genome shotgun sequence contains:
- the LOC121952518 gene encoding steroid receptor RNA activator 1-like — protein: MEDMYIKPGNQERGWNDPPQFSYGLQKAHGPQRSLLNKRAAPPEATGTGAPPMTPPSSSPLAPPPTGLAPPPLTPARHPPGRVATPPPTVGPMSSQREADSSQSESEPDMEDVMSVLNRALAACRQTVKDQVCSDVEKRLRLLEDSWRTGRLSLPVRRRMLTLSLELQVGHWDSADEVHRSLMVDHVTEVIQWMVGVKRLIAETRKLSPELLKPLQKPSGPAQDSAGPAQDSAGPAQDSAGPAQDSSGPAEPVQDPAAPVQDPEEPVQDPAEPAQDC